A single genomic interval of Gossypium raimondii isolate GPD5lz chromosome 11, ASM2569854v1, whole genome shotgun sequence harbors:
- the LOC105801749 gene encoding uncharacterized protein LOC105801749: protein MDSSEHGSTSPKQPLTVGLVVSFKALWAKHAGRVSKKLKPKHNEFGSLSDSPRSLAVKSPGPKRLLTTLSNKAIKLVNRKKAGEKTGKEEEEIGDGGVWQRAILMGDKCQPLDYSGVIYYDSKGNQVEELPFRSPRASPMPAYLTSKKTCY, encoded by the coding sequence ATGGATTCATCGGAACATGGCTCTACCTCGCCGAAGCAGCCGTTAACTGTCGGCCTCGTCGTTTCATTCAAGGCTCTATGGGCCAAGCACGCCGGCCGAGTTTCAAAAAAGCTGAAGCCAAAACATAATGAGTTCGGCTCACTTTCCGATTCTCCGAGATCCTTGGCGGTGAAATCTCCGGGACCGAAGCGGCTATTGACGACGCTTAGCAACAAGGCGATCAAGTTGGTGAACCGGAAAAAGGCCGGTGAGAAAACCGGGAAGGAAGAGGAGGAGATCGGAGACGGCGGAGTATGGCAAAGAGCGATCCTGATGGGAGATAAATGTCAGCCGCTAGATTATTCAGGTGTGATCTATTACGATAGCAAAGGAAATCAAGTGGAGGAGTTGCCGTTTCGTTCCCCACGTGCTAGTCCGATGCCTGCTTACCTCACCTCAAAGAAGACTTGCTATTAG
- the LOC105801743 gene encoding transcription factor TCP18: protein MFPSNSNGNNNDPITYLDHSILPLSFFHSPSSPNYNQCELLQLDEYDYDVLWNQQQHFDDDDDQFLHQTTLLTDNSVSETIVNLPDCRHNNTTTDIHQQPMPRKRPAASKTDRHSKINTANGPRDRRMRLSLDVAREFFGLQDMLGYDKASRTVEWLLVQAKPEITKLMNNNNNSFGFAKSPSSTSETEVVSGIDKAAAIDGNIPKGTPSKKEKKERRQRKTSFRPLARDMRVKARERAKARTKEKNMSLRLNNETRDNDPNRFSSSWSSTWTKQPGIQNHHNNNNTVFQADNINIHGDRMIWSLNCLQNTGLINQELTGSILW, encoded by the exons ATGTTTCCTTCAAACAGCAATGGTAATAACAATGACCCAATCACTTATCTTGACCATTCGATTCTCCCTCTTTCCTTTTTCCATTCCCCTTCTTCTCCGAATTACAATCAATGCGAGCTATTACAACTTGATGAATATGACTATGATGTTTTGTGGAACCAACAACAACactttgatgatgatgatgatcagTTCCTTCATCAAACAACCTTGTTGACTGATAATTCAGTGTCGGAAACTATCGTCAACTTGCCTGATTGTCGTCATAATAATACCACAACCGATATTCACCAACAGCCGATGCCACGAAAGAGACCAGCTGCTTCAAAAACAGATCGGCACAGTAAGATTAACACGGCGAATGGACCGAGAGACAGGAGAATGAGGTTATCCCTTGATGTCGCTCGAGAGTTCTTTGGTTTACAAGACATGTTGGGGTACGATAAAGCCAGTAGAACCGTGGAATGGCTACTCGTACAAGCAAAACCAGAAATCACGAAGCTAAtgaataacaacaacaacagctTTGGCTTTGCTAAGAGTCCATCTTCGACATCCGAGACCGAAGTGGTGTCCGGGATCGACAAAGCAGCTGCCATTGATGGAAACATTCCTAAAGGGACACCttcaaagaaagagaaaaaagaaagacgACAACGTAAAACCAGTTTCCGTCCTCTCGCAAGGGATATGAGGGTAAAGGCACGGGAAAGAGCTAAAgcaagaaccaaagaaaagaACATGTCTTTAAGGTTAAACAATGAAACAAGAGACAATGATCCAAATAGGTTCAGTTCTTCTTGGAGCTCAACTTGGACCAAACAACCTGGGATTCAAAATCaccacaacaacaacaacactGTCTTTCAGGCGGACAACATAAATATCCATGGAGATCGCATGATTTGGAGCCTGAATTGTCTGCAAAACACTGGATTAATTAACCAAGAG CTTACAGGCTCAATCCTTTGGTAA
- the LOC105801748 gene encoding oleosin G, with protein MAERNNPTHQQQQQQRPSRANRTVVPSSTFLQKIQSHAPNTTHFLGFLLLFFVSAATLLILTGLTLTATVFGLVCFMPVIVVSSPVWFPICTYLFLTAVGFLSACGFGVAVAAGSTWMYRYFRGMHPPGSDRVDSARTRIYDTASHVKDYAMEYGGYLQSKVKDAAPGA; from the coding sequence ATGGCGGAACGTAACAATCCCACccaccaacaacaacaacaacaacgaCCGTCGAGAGCCAACCGCACCGTCGTCCCATCCTCCACTTTCCTACAAAAAATCCAATCCCATGCACCCAACACCACCCACTTTCTCGGATTCTTACTCCTCTTCTTCGTTTCCGCCGCCACTCTCTTAATCCTCACTGGACTTACTCTCACCGCCACCGTCTTTGGGCTCGTTTGTTTCATGCCGGTGATCGTCGTTTCTAGCCCCGTTTGGTTCCCGATATGCACCTACCTGTTTCTCACCGCCGTTGGGTTCTTGTCGGCGTGTGGCTTCGGAGTCGCCGTCGCGGCTGGGTCGACATGGATGTACCGTTACTTTAGGGGAATGCATCCACCTGGGTCGGACCGGGTTGATTCAGCTCGGACCCGGATTTATGATACGGCTAGCCATGTTAAGGATTATGCTATGGAATATGGTGGGTATTTGCAAAGCAAGGTTAAGGATGCTGCTCCTGGTGCATGA
- the LOC105801747 gene encoding inositol polyphosphate multikinase beta encodes MLKVPEHQVAGRQAIDGKLGPLIDNSGHFYKPLQDDDERGTRELTFYHSFSSNTRIPHHIRRFFPVFHGTQLLKASDRSGLRPHLVLQDITSDHLNPSILDIKIGSRTWYLEASNDYIQNCFHRDKTTTTVSLGFRICGLQIYNESGFWKPGRKLVRNFTADDVRSVLRKFVSSNVGPEPDCCFAGSVYGGCDGILERLLELKTWFEDQTMYHFRSCSVLLLFDKESFLRGKTPFAEVKLIDFAHVVDGNGVIDHNFLGGLCSFIKFVSQVLADSKGSTMEDKI; translated from the coding sequence ATGCTTAAGGTCCCAGAGCATCAAGTCGCCGGTCGACAGGCCATCGACGGCAAACTCGGCCCTCTCATAGACAATTCGGGCCATTTTTACAAGCCTCTACAAGACGACGACGAACGCGGCACCAGAGAACTAACCTTCTACCACTCATTCTCATCCAACACCCGTATTCCACACCACATCCGCCGATTCTTCCCTGTTTTCCACGGCACCCAACTCTTAAAAGCCTCCGACAGGTCCGGTTTACGTCCCCACCTCGTCTTACAAGACATAACTTCCGACCACCTCAACCCATCCATCTTGGACATCAAAATCGGTTCCAGAACATGGTACCTCGAAGCATCAAATGATTATATCCAAAACTGCTTCCACAGAGACAAAACAACCACTACTGTCTCTCTAGGTTTTAGAATATGCGGACTACAAATATACAATGAATCGGGTTTTTGGAAACCGGGAAGGAAACTAGTCCGGAACTTTACAGCAGATGATGTTAGATCGGTTTTAAGGAAGTTTGTTTCGTCGAATGTTGGACCGGAACCGGATTGTTGCTTTGCTGGTAGCGTATACGGTGGTTGTGATGGGATTTTGGAACGTTTATTGGAGCTGAAAACATGGTTTGAAGATCAAACCATGTACCATTTTCGTTCGTGTTCGGTTCTGCTCTTGTTCGATAAGGAATCGTTTTTGAGAGGAAAGACACCATTTGCTGAAGTTAAGCTTATTGATTTCGCTCATGTTGTGGACGGCAATGGTGTTATCGATCATAACTTTTTGGGTGGATTATGCTCGTTTATTAAGTTTGTTTCTCAGGTTCTCGCCGATTCAAAGGGATCCACGATGgaagataaaatttaa
- the LOC105800877 gene encoding CLAVATA3/ESR (CLE)-related protein 13 produces MAIKVSTQYLFTTLLSLSLLLLFFGCFTSFADDVNNGRTTSSNRKILAATKFDFAPFLHHHHNHHRWHHPRHVPVDNIRRPEPSGDEIDPRYGVEKRLVPTGPNPLHH; encoded by the coding sequence ATGGCCATCAAAGTTAGCACCCAATACCTTTTCACCACCCTTCTTTCCCTCTCTTTATTGCTTTTATTCTTCGGCTGCTTCACTTCGTTCGCCGATGACGTTAATAATGGCCGCACCACTTCGAGCAACCGGAAAATCTTGGCGGCTACCAAATTCGACTTCGCCCCATTTCTACATCATCATCACAATCATCATCGATGGCATCATCCGAGACACGTTCCGGTTGACAACATCCGCCGACCCGAACCTTCCGGTGACGAGATTGATCCGCGTTACGGCGTCGAGAAACGGCTTGTTCCGACGGGTCCAAACCCATTGCACCATTGA
- the LOC105801746 gene encoding zinc finger BED domain-containing protein DAYSLEEPER has product MEWSVNNAFKSYKDMEPKSTMDMVLIPNMDTIDIVLGSSEKGNVVPSAKPRKKTMTSVYLKYFETAPDGKTRRCKFCGQSYSIATATGNLGRHLSNRHPGYDKTGENVTSSAPQPSTTPTVIKKPQQQGRAPQVDYDHLNWLLIKWLILATLPPSTLEEKWLANSFKFLNPSIQLWPGEKYKAVFREVFRSMREDVRASLEQVSSKVSIALDFWTSYEQIFYMSITCQWIDENWSFRKVLLDICQVPYPCSDSEIYNSLVKVLKMYNIENKVLSCTHDNSQNAIHACHALKEDLDGQKMGPFCFIPCAARTLSLIIDDALRTTKPVIAKVREFVQELNASLDISEDFIQLTTAYKEGSWQFPLDASARWSGSYQMLDLVQKAGKSMDAVVRKNEEMLGNRMLLNTAEKNVVNIVHNYLEPFYKVISEICVNTPPTIGMVIVYMDHISDTITTRQPPDWLKNPAEDMAKKLRSYNNQVCNIFIYMTAILDPRIKCELIPESLNSENYLEEARAHFVRNYYTTPFSSMTSGYSSQDIEDGGAVSFAEEIARKKRRASMSNATDELTQYLSESPAPTKTDVLEWWKVNSTRYPRLSAMARDFLAVQATSVKPDELFCSKGDEIDKQRFCMPHDSTQAILCIKSWTQGGLKLKYKSTEIDYERLMEMAAAAAADISSAGIDKKQK; this is encoded by the exons ATGGAGTGGAGTGTAAACAATGCCTTCAAGAGTTACAAAG ATATGGAACCCAAAAGCACAATGGATATGGTGCTCATTCCTAATATGGATACAATTGATATTGTACTTGGTTCTTCAGAAAAGGGAAATGTTGTCCCCTCGGCAAAGCCTAGGAAGAAGACAATGACATCGGTTTACCTCAAGTATTTCGAGACAGCTCCTGATGGGAAAACTAGGAGATGCAAGTTTTGTGGGCAGAGCTATTCTATTGCAACTGCAACAG GCAATTTAGGAAGACACCTTAGTAATCGGCATCCTGGGTATGATAAGACAGGGGAGAATGTTACTAGTTCAGCACCACAGCCGTCCACCACTCCCACCGTAATCAAGAAACCTCAACAACAAGGAAGAGCACCTCAGGTCGATTATGATCATCTGAACTGGTTGCTtattaaatggcttattttagcTACTCTACCTCCTTCAACTTTAGAGGAAAAGTGGTTAGCGAACtcctttaaatttttgaatcCATCAATACAACTATGGCCAGGTGAGAAGTACAAGGCAGTATTCCGCGAAGTTTTCAGGAGCATGAGAGAAGATGTTAGAGCATCTTTGGAACAGGTTTCTTCCAAAGTCTCGATTGCTCTTGATTTCTGGACTTCATATGAGCAAATATTTTACATGAGCATCACATGTCAGTGGATTGACGAAAACTGGTCCTTCCGAAAGGTGCTTCTCGATATATGTCAGGTACCTTACCCTTGTTCCGACTCCGAAATATATAACTCGCTGGTAAAGGTTCTTAAGATGTACAATATTGAGAATAAAGTTCTCTCATGCACCCATGATAATAGTCAAAATGCTATCCATGCTTGCCATGCTTTAAAGGAGGACTTGGATGGTCAGAAAATGGGGCCCTTCTGTTTTATCCCTTGTGCCGCTCGTACGTTGAGTTTGATTATAGATGATGCATTAAGAACAACGAAACCTGTTATTGCCAAGGTCCGGGAATTTGTACAAGAGTTAAATGCATCCTTAGATATCTCAGAggatttcattcaattaacaaCAGCTTATAAAGAAGGTAGTTGGCAATTTCCGCTTGATGCTTCAGCACGGTGGAGTGGCAGTTACCAAATGCTTGATCTTGTTCAGAag GCCGGGAAGTCGATGGATGCCGTTGTCAGGAAGAACGAAGAGATGTTGGGTAATCGGATGTTGCTGAATACTGCAGAGAAGAATGTTGTCAATATTGTTCACAATTACTTGGAGCCTTTCTACAAAGTCATTAGTGAGATATGTGTAAACACCCCACCTACGATCGGGATGGTTATTGTCTACATGGATCACATTTCGGATACAATCACAACACGACAACCACCAGATTGGCTAAAGAATCCCGCTGAAGACATGGCCAAAAAGCTCAGAAGTTACAACAACCAAGTTTGCAACATATTCATCTACATGACAGCCATTCTCGATCCCCGTATTAAATGTGAACTCATACCTGAGAGTCTCAACTCCGAAAACTATTTAGAAGAAGCACGAGCCCATTTTGTAAGAAATTATTACACCACCCCTTTTTCATCCATGACAAGTGGATACTCTTCTCAAGATATAGAAGATGGAGGAGCCGTTTCTTTCGCTGAGGAGATCGCTCGAAAGAAACGAAGAGCAAGCATGAGCAATGCCACTGACGAACTCACCCAGTATCTTTCCGAGTCACCAGCTCCTACAAAGACGGATGTCTTGGAATGGTGGAAGGTCAACAGTACACGTTACCCTCGGCTCTCTGCGATGGCTAGAGATTTCTTAGCTGTCCAAGCAACTTCGGTTAAACCCGATGAACTGTTTTGCAGTAAAGGTGATGAGATCGATAAGCAACGATTCTGCATGCCACATGATAGCACACAAGCTATCCTTTGTATTAAATCATGGACTCAAGGAGGTCTCAAGTTAAAATACAAGTCAACCGAGATCGACTACGAGAGATTGATGGAAATGGCAGCTGCTGCAGCTGCAGATATTAGCTCGGCTGGTATCgataagaaacaaaaatga